The proteins below come from a single Procambarus clarkii isolate CNS0578487 chromosome 26, FALCON_Pclarkii_2.0, whole genome shotgun sequence genomic window:
- the LOC138368822 gene encoding uncharacterized protein slr1819-like, giving the protein MLPTHPAATTDPLLHRQSPHIPQVAQIAVTTTNTITRLKNTDVKNTRLKNTVVKNTRLKNTDVKNTLLKDTDVKNTRLKNTDVKNTRLKNTDVKNTRLKNTDVKNTRLKDTDVKNTRLKNTDVKNTRLKNTRLKNTDVKNTRLKNTDVKNTRLKNIRLKNTDVKNTRLKNTDVKNTRLKNTDVKNTRLKNTDVKNTDVKNTRLKNTDVKNTRLKNTDVKNTRLKNTDVKNTRLKNTVVKNTRLKNTDVKNTRLKNTDVKNTRLKNTDVKNTRLNNTDVKNTRLKNIRLKNTDVKNTRLKNIRLKNTDVKNTRLKNTDVKNTRLKNTDVKNTRLKNTDVKNTRLKNTDVKNTRLKNTDVKNTRLKNTDVKNTRLKNTDIKNTRLKNTRLKNTDVKNTRLKNTDVKNTRLKNTDVKNTRLKNTDVKNTRLKNIRLKNTDVKNTRLKNIRLKNTDVKNTRLKNTDVKNTRLKNTDVKNTRLKNTDVKNTRLKNTDVKNTRLKNTDVKNTRLKNTDVKNTRLKNTDIKNTRLKNTRLKNTDVKNTRLKNTDVKNTRLKNTDVKNTRLKNTVLP; this is encoded by the coding sequence ATGCTCCCCACACACCCTGCCGCAACAACAGATCCCTTGCTCCacagacagtcaccacacataccGCAAGTGGCGCAAATTGCGGTTACGACCACTAATACTATTACACGTCTCAAGAACACAGACGTCAAGAACACACGTCTCAAGAACACAGTCGTCAAGAACACACGTCTCAAGAACACAGACGTCAAGAACACACTTCTCAAGGACACAGACGTCAAGAACACACGTCTCAAGAACACAGACGTCAAGAACACACGTCTCAAGAACACAGACGTCAAGAACACACGTCTCAAGAACACAGACGTCAAGAACACACGTCTCAAGGACACAGACGTCAAGAACACACGTCTCAAGAACACAGACGTTAAGAACACACGTCTCAAGAACACACGTCTCAAGAACACAGACGTCAAGAACACACGTCTCAAGAACACAGACGTCAAGAACACACGTCTCAAGAACATACGTCTCAAGAACACAGACGTCAAGAACACACGTCTCAAGAACACAGACGTCAAGAACACACGTCTCAAGAACACAGACGTTAAGAACACACGTCTCAAGAACACAGACGTCAAGAACACAGACGTCAAGAACACACGTCTCAAGAACACAGACGTCAAGAACACACGTCTCAAGAACACAGACGTCAAGAACACACGTCTCAAGAACACAGACGTCAAGAACACACGTCTCAAGAACACAGTCGTCAAGAACACACGTCTCAAGAACACAGACGTCAAGAACACACGTCTCAAGAACACAGACGTCAAGAACACACGTCTCAAGAACACAGACGTCAAGAACACACGTCTCAATAACACAGACGTCAAGAACACACGTCTCAAGAACATACGTCTCAAGAACACAGACGTCAAGAACACACGTCTCAAGAACATACGTCTCAAGAACACAGACGTCAAGAACACACGTCTCAAGAACACAGACGTCAAGAACACACGTCTCAAGAACACAGACGTCAAGAACACACGTCTCAAGAACACAGACGTCAAGAACACACGTCTCAAGAACACAGACGTCAAGAACACACGTCTCAAGAACACAGACGTCAAGAACACACGTCTCAAGAACACAGACGTCAAGAACACACGTCTCAAGAACACAGACATCAAGAACACACGTCTCAAGAACACACGTCTCAAGAACACAGACGTCAAGAACACACGTCTCAAGAACACAGACGTCAAGAACACACGTCTCAAGAACACAGACGTCAAGAACACACGTCTCAAGAACACAGACGTCAAGAACACACGTCTCAAGAACATACGTCTCAAGAACACAGACGTCAAGAACACACGTCTCAAGAACATACGTCTCAAGAACACAGACGTCAAGAACACACGTCTCAAGAACACAGACGTCAAGAACACACGTCTCAAGAACACAGACGTCAAGAACACACGTCTCAAGAACACAGACGTCAAGAACACACGTCTCAAGAACACAGACGTCAAGAACACACGTCTCAAGAACACAGACGTCAAGAACACACGTCTCAAGAACACAGACGTCAAGAACACACGTCTCAAGAACACAGACATCAAGAACACACGTCTCAAGAACACACGTCTCAAGAACACAGACGTCAAGAACACACGTCTCAAGAACACAGACGTCAAGAACACACGTCTCAAGAACACAGACGTCAAGAACACACGTCTCAAGAACACAGTATTACCCTAA